Part of the Candidatus Saganbacteria bacterium genome, TATTCGAATGATCGGCTCGGTGTTTGACGGGCGCAAGTGGAGCCACCCGTAATCCCTTAAGACTTTTATTCCTTCGGTCAGGTCCAAAGTGTCTTTTTGGAACTTATCTTTTATCTTGTCCAAGAAATCCTGTGCTTCTTTGGAAGATTTGCATCCCATCTTATTTTTTACAAGATAATATTTGGGAATATCATCCACTATCTTGCTTAAGGGTCTCTTTTCTTCGGCAAGCAAATTCAATAATATCGCGATGCCTGACAGGCTGTCGCGGTTGAACCCGACTTTCGGGAAAATGATCCCCCCATTCCCTTCCCCTCCGATAGGCGCTTTTGTTGATTTGATCTTTTCTGCGACATAGACCTCTCCGATCTTTGTCCTAATGATCTTGGCGCCAAATTTTTTTGCGATGTCGTCGATCGCTTGGGTTGTCGACAGGTTTGTAACGACTATTTTCTTTTTTGATCTTTTGAGGATGAATTTTGCGCAAAGGCCAAGAGTGTATTCCTCCGAAATAGCTTCTCCTGTTTCCGCGACTATTGCAAGCCTATCGGCGTCGGGGTCTTGAGCGAACCCAATATCGGCGCCTTTTTGTTTTACGATATCTGATAGTTCTTTTATGTTTGCAGGAGTTGGCTCCGGCCCTCTTGGAAAGGGCGAAGCCGGCCTAACATTTATGGCGATCACTTCACAGCCAAGTTTCTTAAGCATAATAGGCGTAATAATGCTTCCAGCGCCGTTCACGGAATCTATCGCAACTTTGAATTTTCTCCTGCGGATCTTTGCGGTGTTAACATTCTT contains:
- the glmM gene encoding phosphoglucosamine mutase; this encodes MLKISISGVRGTVPDSLTSEICIDLSKAFGTYLKGGSVVIGADTRTSSGSIKKIVISGLVSCGCKVIDLSIATTPTVGIMVRKLKADGGIIITASHNPEPWNGIKFVRSDGIFLNSAQASELLDIYYAKKFKERSGGRSKAYTKADDDHIKLVLKNVNTAKIRRRKFKVAIDSVNGAGSIITPIMLKKLGCEVIAINVRPASPFPRGPEPTPANIKELSDIVKQKGADIGFAQDPDADRLAIVAETGEAISEEYTLGLCAKFILKRSKKKIVVTNLSTTQAIDDIAKKFGAKIIRTKIGEVYVAEKIKSTKAPIGGEGNGGIIFPKVGFNRDSLSGIAILLNLLAEEKRPLSKIVDDIPKYYLVKNKMGCKSSKEAQDFLDKIKDKFQKDTLDLTEGIKVLRDYGWLHLRPSNTEPIIRIFAEAKSKDEAEAFIREALG